The proteins below are encoded in one region of Peribacillus muralis:
- a CDS encoding asparaginase, translating to MEKISLITTGGTIASKETTNGMLASGALSGQELASTCELPNDIELKVVDLFQISSMSMSFGRMEQLNLAIQKELEDPEVTGIVVTHGTDTLEETAYFLDITNKDRRPIVVTGSQRSPKEVGTDVYSNLRNSILCAASDLLKDVGVVVVFNERIYSAKYVKKVHASNLQGFESFGYGYLGIIDNDVVSIYQKPLHREYYETHNHIPRVDIIKCHTGADGIFIESAVKIGAKGIVLEGVGRGQVTPEMVQSIQDAIDQDITIVMTTSAEEGKVYPAYDYEGSAFDLKQRGVILGADYDSKKARIKLAVVLASENEVDETFFKY from the coding sequence ATGGAGAAAATATCATTAATAACGACAGGCGGAACGATTGCCAGTAAAGAAACGACAAACGGAATGTTGGCTTCTGGTGCGCTAAGCGGGCAGGAACTGGCTTCAACTTGTGAATTACCAAACGATATTGAACTTAAAGTGGTCGACCTTTTCCAGATTTCAAGCATGTCCATGTCTTTCGGGAGAATGGAACAACTTAATCTTGCCATCCAAAAGGAACTGGAGGATCCGGAAGTGACCGGGATCGTCGTGACCCATGGGACCGATACATTGGAGGAGACGGCCTATTTCCTTGATATCACGAATAAAGATCGACGTCCCATCGTTGTAACGGGATCACAGCGTTCTCCAAAAGAAGTTGGAACGGATGTATATTCCAATTTAAGGAATTCGATCTTATGTGCTGCAAGTGACCTCCTAAAGGATGTAGGTGTGGTTGTCGTTTTTAATGAACGGATTTATTCGGCAAAATATGTGAAAAAAGTGCATGCTTCCAATTTGCAAGGGTTCGAATCTTTTGGTTATGGGTATTTAGGCATAATCGATAACGATGTCGTCAGCATTTACCAAAAACCGTTACATAGGGAGTATTATGAGACTCACAATCATATTCCGAGAGTGGATATCATCAAGTGCCATACGGGTGCTGATGGCATCTTTATTGAGTCTGCGGTCAAGATTGGTGCGAAGGGAATCGTGCTTGAAGGTGTGGGAAGGGGACAAGTTACTCCGGAAATGGTTCAGTCGATTCAAGATGCGATCGATCAAGACATAACGATCGTCATGACTACAAGTGCCGAAGAAGGTAAGGTTTATCCAGCCTATGATTATGAAGGCAGTGCTTTTGATTTGAAACAGCGGGGCGTGATTTTAGGTGCCGATTATGATAGCAAGAAAGCCAGAATAAAGTTGGCTGTCGTGCTGGCAAGTGAAAACGAAGTAGATGAAACCTTCTTTAAGTACTGA
- a CDS encoding YpdA family putative bacillithiol disulfide reductase codes for MKVEEVIIIGGGPCGLAAAIALKDAGIQSLIIEKGNVVDSIYRYPTHQTFFSSSEKLEIGDTAFIIENRKPVRSQAMAYYREVVRRKDLRVNTFEKVERVGKREDGKFTVQTSKGDYTALQVIVATGYYDHPNYMCIPGEQLPKVFHYFKEGHPYFSCDVAVIGGKNSSVDAALELVKSGARVTVLYRGTEYSPSIKPWILPEFEALVRNGTIKMEFNANVDKITEDSVIYHVGEEEKAVKNDFVFAMTGYHPDHSFLASMGINIDKGTGRPAYNEETMETNVKGIYIAGVLAAGNNANEIFIENGRFHGGLIANHLIVEKAKYE; via the coding sequence ATGAAAGTTGAAGAAGTCATTATCATAGGTGGGGGCCCTTGTGGACTGGCTGCTGCAATCGCGCTTAAAGACGCGGGAATACAGTCCCTGATCATTGAAAAGGGCAATGTGGTGGATTCGATTTATCGTTACCCTACACATCAAACCTTTTTTAGTTCAAGCGAGAAATTGGAAATCGGAGACACCGCTTTTATCATTGAAAACCGGAAACCGGTCCGCAGTCAGGCGATGGCCTATTATCGGGAGGTTGTCAGAAGGAAAGATTTACGTGTAAATACATTCGAAAAAGTGGAAAGGGTCGGGAAACGGGAAGATGGGAAATTTACGGTCCAGACTTCGAAAGGTGACTATACGGCCCTGCAAGTGATTGTCGCAACAGGATACTACGATCATCCGAATTATATGTGCATTCCCGGCGAGCAGCTCCCGAAGGTGTTTCATTATTTCAAAGAAGGCCACCCTTACTTTAGTTGTGATGTGGCGGTGATCGGCGGTAAAAATTCAAGTGTGGATGCGGCGCTGGAATTGGTCAAATCCGGTGCAAGGGTGACCGTCCTTTATAGGGGAACCGAGTATTCCCCAAGTATTAAGCCATGGATCCTTCCCGAATTCGAAGCATTGGTCCGCAATGGAACAATCAAGATGGAATTTAATGCGAATGTGGACAAGATTACGGAAGATAGCGTCATATACCATGTAGGCGAAGAGGAAAAGGCTGTGAAAAATGATTTTGTGTTTGCCATGACTGGTTATCATCCTGACCATTCCTTTTTAGCTTCTATGGGCATAAATATTGATAAGGGAACGGGAAGGCCTGCTTATAACGAGGAAACGATGGAGACTAATGTTAAAGGTATCTATATTGCCGGAGTTCTGGCAGCTGGGAATAATGCGAACGAAATCTTCATTGAAAACGGCAGATTCCATGGTGGTTTGATTGCTAATCATTTAATTGTTGAAAAAGCCAAATACGAATGA
- a CDS encoding Glu/Leu/Phe/Val family dehydrogenase produces the protein MESAKDNSHVNEEEKHDVLRSTQTVIHKALDKLGYPEEVYELLKEPLRLLTVKMPIRMDDGSVKIFTGYRAQHNDAVGPTKGGIRFHPNVTEREVKALSIWMSLKCGIVDLPYGGGKGGIVCDPRNMSFRELERLSRGYVRAISQIVGPTKDIPAPDVFTNSQIMAWMMDEYSRMDEFNSPGFITGKPLVLGGSHGRESATAKGVTICINEAAKKRGIDIKGARVVIQGFGNAGSFLAKFMHDAGAKVIGISDAYGALHDPEGLDIDYLLDRRDSFGTVTKLFKTTISNKELLELECDILVPAAIENQITEENAADIKASIVVEAANGPTTIEATQILTDRGILLVPDVLASAGGVTVSYFEWVQNNQGYYWSEEEVDEKLEKILVKSFNNIYELAQSRRVDMRLAAYMIGVRKMAEASRFRGWI, from the coding sequence ATGGAATCGGCAAAAGACAATAGCCATGTAAATGAAGAAGAAAAACATGACGTACTGAGGTCCACTCAAACTGTCATACATAAAGCCTTGGACAAGCTAGGTTACCCGGAGGAAGTTTATGAGTTGTTGAAGGAGCCATTGCGTTTATTAACAGTGAAAATGCCAATCCGCATGGATGATGGATCGGTAAAGATTTTCACGGGTTACAGGGCACAGCATAACGACGCTGTAGGGCCAACAAAGGGCGGTATCCGTTTCCATCCCAATGTAACGGAACGTGAAGTGAAGGCATTATCCATTTGGATGAGCTTAAAATGTGGTATCGTGGATCTGCCATATGGCGGAGGAAAGGGCGGTATCGTTTGTGATCCTCGTAATATGTCCTTCCGTGAGTTGGAAAGACTGAGCCGGGGCTACGTTCGCGCAATCAGCCAAATTGTCGGGCCGACTAAAGATATCCCGGCACCGGATGTTTTTACGAATTCACAAATCATGGCTTGGATGATGGATGAATACAGCCGTATGGACGAATTCAACTCACCAGGTTTCATTACAGGTAAACCGCTTGTCCTTGGTGGTTCACATGGACGTGAATCTGCAACGGCTAAGGGTGTAACGATTTGCATCAATGAAGCTGCCAAGAAGCGCGGCATCGATATTAAAGGGGCTAGGGTGGTCATTCAAGGTTTTGGTAACGCAGGAAGTTTCCTCGCTAAGTTCATGCATGATGCCGGTGCTAAGGTAATAGGGATTTCGGATGCATATGGTGCCCTTCATGACCCTGAAGGTCTTGATATCGATTATCTTCTTGATCGGAGAGATAGTTTCGGAACCGTAACCAAATTGTTTAAAACGACAATTTCAAATAAAGAGCTGCTTGAGCTGGAATGTGATATTTTAGTACCTGCTGCAATCGAAAATCAAATTACAGAAGAAAATGCTGCGGATATTAAAGCTTCAATCGTTGTCGAAGCAGCTAATGGACCAACGACTATAGAAGCGACACAAATCCTGACGGACCGAGGCATTCTGCTTGTTCCTGATGTCCTGGCATCTGCAGGCGGAGTGACGGTTTCTTACTTCGAATGGGTGCAAAACAATCAAGGGTACTACTGGTCTGAAGAAGAAGTGGACGAAAAACTGGAAAAAATCCTTGTGAAATCTTTCAATAACATTTATGAACTTGCACAATCGAGACGTGTTGATATGCGTCTTGCCGCTTATATGATCGGCGTAAGGAAAATGGCTGAAGCTTCACGCTTCCGCGGTTGGATTTAA
- a CDS encoding genetic competence negative regulator, with protein MKLERLTNNKIKIFLTLDDLIDRGITKEDILGNSLKVHKLFQDMVEEACEELSFKMSGSIAIEIFSLPAQGLIIIVTKDEEELLADEDEFLDLQVKIDDFPHILYVFDEFEDIVQLSHRLSIQGMLKSNLYHYEGRYYLLIENVKDTTYDMVISLAAEYGRASTLTMCRINEYGTCIIENEAIQILVAHFS; from the coding sequence ATGAAGCTGGAACGATTAACGAATAATAAAATCAAGATTTTTTTGACCCTTGATGATTTAATTGATAGAGGCATAACCAAAGAAGATATTTTAGGGAATTCTTTAAAGGTCCACAAGCTATTTCAGGATATGGTCGAAGAAGCGTGCGAAGAACTCAGCTTTAAAATGAGTGGTTCCATTGCAATCGAAATATTTTCCCTGCCCGCCCAAGGACTGATCATCATCGTTACTAAGGATGAAGAAGAATTATTGGCTGATGAAGACGAATTCTTGGACTTACAGGTGAAAATCGATGATTTCCCCCATATTTTGTACGTTTTTGATGAGTTTGAGGATATTGTCCAATTATCTCATAGATTATCTATACAAGGCATGCTGAAAAGTAACCTGTATCATTATGAGGGAAGGTATTATTTACTTATCGAAAATGTCAAAGATACCACCTATGACATGGTCATTTCCTTAGCTGCCGAGTATGGCCGTGCTTCAACGCTCACTATGTGCCGTATCAATGAATATGGAACTTGCATAATTGAAAATGAGGCGATACAAATCTTGGTTGCACACTTTAGCTAG
- a CDS encoding MerR family transcriptional regulator: MQEGKYNIKAVSNLLNIQPGTLRAWERRYKFIEPVRNESGHRLYTEKHLQTLKWLINKTEQGFTISQAVSLLESTGSEESGSTENRKDEQTIKLSDDLIEALLNFDENKAQMLISQAFSMYTIEHTIVGVLGSILVQIGDKWENGEITSAHEHFASNILKARISSVMHTIPTSGFLPKALAVCAPGEKHEFGLLIFTIFLKRKGYETIYLGESIADNDLLIVLNIIKPRYLFMSCSMQANLEATLELIEALKKDFPDLKVGLGGAALSFISEEEREDLCGIMIGETQSDWEEWLKV, translated from the coding sequence ATGCAAGAAGGTAAATATAATATAAAGGCAGTTTCAAACCTGCTAAACATACAGCCGGGAACTCTACGAGCATGGGAAAGGCGCTATAAATTCATCGAACCCGTCAGAAATGAGTCAGGTCACAGGCTTTATACAGAAAAACACCTGCAAACCTTAAAGTGGCTCATCAATAAAACCGAACAAGGGTTCACGATAAGCCAAGCCGTGTCCCTTCTTGAAAGCACCGGGTCTGAAGAAAGTGGATCGACTGAAAACCGCAAGGATGAGCAAACGATCAAGCTATCGGATGACCTGATCGAAGCTTTGTTGAATTTCGATGAAAACAAAGCGCAAATGCTGATTAGCCAAGCCTTCAGCATGTATACAATCGAACATACGATAGTGGGTGTCCTTGGTTCCATATTGGTGCAAATAGGCGATAAGTGGGAAAATGGAGAAATCACTTCTGCTCATGAACATTTTGCGTCCAATATATTAAAAGCAAGGATCAGCTCCGTCATGCATACGATACCGACCAGCGGTTTTCTTCCAAAAGCCCTTGCTGTTTGCGCCCCGGGTGAGAAGCATGAATTCGGTTTACTGATTTTTACCATTTTTTTAAAACGGAAGGGATATGAAACCATTTATTTGGGGGAATCCATTGCCGATAACGACCTTTTAATCGTATTGAACATCATAAAGCCTCGATACCTATTCATGTCATGTTCAATGCAAGCGAACCTTGAAGCGACACTAGAGCTTATTGAAGCATTAAAAAAAGACTTCCCGGATTTGAAGGTAGGGCTTGGGGGAGCGGCGCTCAGTTTTATATCCGAAGAAGAGCGTGAAGACTTATGCGGCATCATGATTGGGGAAACGCAATCGGATTGGGAGGAATGGCTGAAGGTTTAG
- a CDS encoding metallophosphoesterase yields the protein MLWVSGVFFIIIVLVFVMVFYMWRTAKQDRLIIQDLYFNDFPEGFGDMRIFFISDLHRRILSDHLIEGARGKVDLVIIGGDIRESGVPIERVENNLLKLKELGPLYFVWGNNDYEGDFHELDATLLKHGVKILDNTAVSFESQKGREIALLGIDDITEERDRLDLALSDCGNEPFRILVSHNPSVKKQLTSEHRISLVLSGHTHGGQIRIFGYGPYQIGGIKKEGDCLYMTSNGYGTSAVPLRLEARPETHLFTLKRGKRTEIGEAVEKVY from the coding sequence ATGTTATGGGTATCTGGAGTATTTTTTATCATTATTGTGCTGGTATTTGTCATGGTATTTTACATGTGGCGAACGGCAAAGCAAGATCGGCTGATTATTCAAGATTTATATTTCAATGATTTTCCTGAAGGATTTGGCGACATGCGGATTTTTTTCATTTCTGATCTTCATCGACGAATCCTTTCGGATCATTTGATTGAAGGCGCCCGCGGCAAAGTCGATTTGGTGATCATCGGCGGAGATATAAGAGAGAGCGGGGTGCCCATTGAACGTGTGGAAAACAACCTTTTGAAATTGAAAGAACTTGGTCCTCTTTATTTTGTATGGGGAAATAATGATTATGAAGGAGATTTTCATGAACTCGATGCAACACTTTTAAAGCATGGAGTGAAAATCCTTGATAATACAGCGGTGTCATTCGAATCGCAAAAAGGCAGGGAAATTGCTCTATTGGGCATTGATGATATTACGGAAGAACGTGATCGCCTTGACCTAGCCCTTTCAGATTGCGGAAATGAGCCCTTTAGGATTCTGGTGAGCCATAACCCCTCGGTCAAAAAACAGCTAACTTCGGAACACCGAATCAGTCTTGTCCTGTCAGGTCACACCCATGGCGGGCAAATTCGGATATTCGGCTACGGACCTTATCAGATTGGCGGCATAAAAAAAGAGGGGGACTGTTTGTACATGACAAGCAATGGCTACGGGACAAGCGCTGTGCCTTTGAGGCTTGAAGCTAGGCCGGAGACACATCTTTTCACCTTGAAAAGAGGGAAACGGACGGAAATTGGCGAAGCGGTGGAGAAGGTCTATTAA
- a CDS encoding YpbF family protein, producing the protein MESTIILLDEKTDQATKQMLQNVVDRKKKFEALKKKHMKSLWATMIVAGFFLIYLYLNIVVPYSYSFFTMFSVFVDHFSHFLFLASAIGLYGYMVMIKKKLDKAEKEFQLLRCEIINKSKQLWEKEEEWKSRHKVFEMMKKNFDINLYHENK; encoded by the coding sequence ATGGAATCGACAATCATTTTATTGGATGAAAAGACGGACCAAGCAACAAAACAAATGCTGCAGAATGTAGTGGACCGCAAAAAGAAGTTCGAGGCTCTTAAAAAAAAGCACATGAAAAGCTTATGGGCGACCATGATTGTTGCTGGTTTTTTTTTAATTTACCTTTATCTTAATATTGTAGTTCCTTATTCATATTCTTTTTTCACGATGTTCAGTGTTTTCGTCGACCATTTCAGCCATTTCCTGTTCTTGGCTTCAGCTATCGGGCTTTATGGATATATGGTGATGATTAAGAAGAAGCTCGATAAAGCGGAAAAGGAATTTCAACTGCTTCGCTGTGAAATCATCAATAAAAGTAAGCAGCTGTGGGAAAAAGAGGAAGAGTGGAAAAGCCGCCATAAGGTTTTTGAAATGATGAAGAAAAATTTTGATATCAATTTATACCATGAAAACAAATGA
- a CDS encoding LysM peptidoglycan-binding domain-containing protein produces the protein MNRVQKSEKENDQAGELRSRVDRHKAKSLPKRSKIHQNKKKKSKVKFKFPIIKALALFFILLPIGFYSLYSYLQKLPEHDQKPNPIVIDNSEDAKEAIPTTATASDLKDNDEKDSSKADAKKEKEEAKAKAEAEEEKQKAKEQEQAKKKAEEKAQAEQEAKEKAKAEQEAKEKARAQQLADERAKKEAEEKQKATQDVQAAKPDKDEYKVVLHTVQPQETLFRISMNYYKSQEGIALIRQWNGLNGNEISKGQVLKIPIKK, from the coding sequence ATGAATCGAGTGCAAAAGAGTGAGAAGGAAAACGATCAGGCGGGTGAACTTCGTTCGCGAGTTGATCGTCATAAGGCTAAGTCTTTGCCTAAGCGCAGTAAAATCCATCAAAATAAAAAGAAAAAAAGTAAGGTGAAGTTTAAGTTTCCGATTATTAAGGCATTAGCGTTGTTTTTCATTTTGCTTCCGATTGGTTTTTACAGCCTTTATTCATATCTTCAGAAATTACCGGAACATGATCAAAAACCCAATCCAATCGTCATTGATAACAGTGAGGACGCTAAAGAAGCGATTCCGACTACAGCAACTGCAAGTGACTTAAAGGATAATGATGAAAAAGATTCGTCGAAGGCGGATGCGAAGAAAGAGAAAGAAGAAGCTAAGGCTAAAGCGGAGGCAGAAGAGGAAAAGCAGAAGGCTAAGGAGCAGGAACAAGCTAAGAAAAAGGCTGAAGAGAAAGCCCAAGCTGAGCAGGAAGCGAAAGAAAAGGCCAAAGCGGAGCAAGAAGCAAAAGAAAAGGCTCGGGCTCAGCAACTTGCTGATGAAAGAGCCAAGAAGGAAGCGGAAGAAAAGCAGAAGGCGACCCAAGACGTTCAAGCCGCAAAGCCTGATAAGGATGAGTATAAGGTTGTCTTACATACGGTTCAACCACAGGAAACCCTTTTCCGGATTTCAATGAACTATTATAAATCGCAGGAAGGCATTGCGCTGATCAGGCAGTGGAATGGATTGAATGGCAATGAAATTTCCAAGGGGCAGGTATTGAAGATTCCGATTAAGAAATAA
- a CDS encoding CPBP family intramembrane glutamic endopeptidase — translation MKNKQAELIKQLTDKQLLHNLFLTQIILLMLALFLGIILFEDRSAFFELFMFDDLSILLIGVPAGVLVVVLDIILMKVTPPSYQDDGGINERIFGNLPYSMIFVVASVVAISEELLFRGVLQTHFGLLWTSIIFAAVHYRYLFNWFLFLNVLVLSFFIGFLFEWTDNIIVTIMAHFVIDFILGVLIREKNKKR, via the coding sequence ATGAAAAATAAGCAGGCTGAATTAATTAAGCAACTGACAGATAAACAATTGCTCCATAATTTGTTTCTTACACAAATTATTCTCTTAATGTTAGCATTGTTCTTGGGTATTATTTTATTTGAAGACCGTTCTGCATTTTTCGAATTATTTATGTTCGATGACCTGAGCATTTTATTGATCGGGGTACCCGCTGGAGTCCTGGTTGTTGTATTGGATATTATATTGATGAAAGTGACACCGCCTTCCTATCAGGATGATGGTGGAATTAACGAACGCATTTTCGGCAATTTGCCATATTCGATGATTTTTGTCGTTGCATCAGTTGTTGCGATAAGTGAAGAATTATTATTCCGCGGAGTGCTGCAAACTCATTTTGGTTTGCTTTGGACGAGCATCATTTTTGCAGCCGTTCATTATCGTTACTTGTTTAATTGGTTCTTATTTTTAAACGTATTGGTTTTGAGCTTTTTTATCGGTTTTCTGTTCGAATGGACCGATAATATCATCGTGACGATAATGGCCCATTTTGTCATTGACTTTATTCTTGGGGTTTTAATTAGGGAAAAAAACAAAAAACGTTGA
- a CDS encoding RecQ family ATP-dependent DNA helicase, producing the protein MMNIKHFLKMKFGFDEFRPGQKEVIESLMSGHHTLAMLPTGSGKSLCYQLPAYLLNKTVLIVSPLLSLMQDQADQLKMNGEKSVLTLNSFLTMNQKRMAFDRLHRYRFIFLSPEMLSLEGVIQSLKSIDIGLFVIDEAHCISQWGYDFRPDYLNLGEVRRELNDPLTLALTATATNEVRQDIVSKLNIGQAKEIVSSVDRENITILIERIHSYEEKQYRLLELVKEFTGSGIIYFSSKRVAEAVTGFLQENGVDSVNYYHGGMEQEQRMLIQQQFISGQLKVICATSAFGMGVNKADVRYVIHFHMPSTMEAYLQEIGRAGRDQKQSVAILLYNDGDEGLPLHLMEQQLPTDNQIEGVCSYLGATGMTLATCTLTEKEHLSQSYSLNEVQLRFFIQLIVATANPLHQVAEMKEYCRKRKFANQEKLQKFLNWIRAKECRRTGVLAYFDEEQQAVNPQCCDNCGMDAKKMEELWPDVKLEHVNSFSTWKEELAFILLKKENGHEK; encoded by the coding sequence ATGATGAATATCAAACATTTCCTTAAAATGAAATTCGGCTTTGACGAATTCCGACCGGGACAAAAAGAAGTGATTGAATCCTTGATGTCCGGCCACCATACATTGGCGATGCTGCCCACCGGATCCGGTAAATCGCTATGCTATCAGCTGCCTGCTTATCTTTTGAATAAGACCGTCCTCATTGTTTCCCCATTATTATCATTAATGCAGGATCAGGCAGATCAGTTGAAAATGAATGGGGAAAAAAGTGTTTTGACGCTCAATTCCTTTTTGACGATGAATCAAAAAAGAATGGCATTCGATCGGCTACATAGGTACCGGTTTATCTTTTTATCACCTGAAATGCTTAGCCTTGAAGGTGTGATCCAATCCTTGAAATCAATCGATATAGGTTTGTTCGTCATAGATGAAGCCCATTGCATCTCGCAATGGGGCTATGATTTCCGTCCCGATTATTTGAACTTAGGTGAAGTGAGGCGGGAGCTGAACGATCCGCTGACGCTAGCTCTGACTGCGACCGCAACGAATGAAGTCAGGCAGGACATCGTAAGTAAACTCAACATCGGACAAGCGAAGGAAATCGTTTCGTCCGTTGACCGTGAAAATATTACGATATTAATAGAACGTATCCACAGCTATGAAGAGAAGCAATATCGCTTATTGGAACTTGTCAAGGAATTTACCGGCAGTGGAATCATTTATTTTTCATCTAAACGAGTGGCTGAGGCAGTCACTGGTTTTTTACAGGAAAATGGAGTGGATAGTGTCAATTATTATCACGGTGGGATGGAACAGGAACAAAGGATGCTGATTCAGCAGCAATTCATTTCCGGTCAGCTGAAAGTGATCTGTGCGACAAGTGCCTTCGGTATGGGGGTAAATAAAGCGGATGTCAGATATGTGATTCATTTTCATATGCCTTCGACAATGGAAGCATATCTTCAGGAAATAGGCAGAGCGGGAAGGGATCAGAAGCAAAGCGTGGCCATTTTACTATATAATGATGGCGATGAAGGGCTTCCCCTGCATTTGATGGAGCAACAATTGCCTACAGATAATCAAATTGAAGGGGTTTGTTCGTACTTGGGAGCTACAGGCATGACTCTAGCGACTTGCACCCTTACGGAAAAAGAACATCTGTCCCAATCGTATTCCTTGAACGAAGTCCAGCTTCGTTTTTTCATTCAACTCATTGTAGCCACTGCAAATCCGTTACACCAAGTGGCGGAGATGAAGGAATATTGCCGTAAACGAAAGTTTGCGAATCAAGAAAAGCTGCAAAAATTCCTGAATTGGATCCGTGCAAAGGAATGCCGCCGCACGGGAGTACTGGCCTATTTTGATGAAGAGCAGCAAGCAGTGAACCCGCAATGCTGTGATAACTGCGGGATGGACGCTAAAAAAATGGAAGAGCTATGGCCTGATGTCAAGCTTGAACACGTTAATTCCTTTTCCACATGGAAAGAGGAACTGGCTTTCATCTTATTGAAGAAGGAAAATGGGCATGAAAAATAA
- a CDS encoding helix-turn-helix domain-containing protein, whose translation MNNYLQAIILYAIKKFQGERSVYAIYHMLQGKKSSQTIQDAHLFGLTNIFGTMPVFTRQQLNQNIEQFLKDGFINPTDKTDAYEISGHGEGILAGYLLNNPFPTYLNGWKYQNITPVFWGRLNLLIQTISHIVHNERRFYPIQRNLKIQSFVKEFLHTHRQDRDLIARHLYEELVSLLEGQSDLKRDIFILKLTGVNRIGLTFEQIAKSKEAEEEYVRFMFFDSLHQLLAELGDGADHPLLASLTYDWKRGGNPHLTQSTQRTLQYLLEGRSMGEIAEIRRLKQNTIEDHLVEIVLSDKSFPIHDYVSGEDERDIAAAIAELGTKKLKAIMQMVDNKQISFFQIRLVLAKMGDQ comes from the coding sequence ATGAATAATTATCTACAGGCAATCATTCTATATGCGATAAAAAAATTTCAAGGCGAGCGTTCCGTTTATGCTATATACCATATGCTGCAGGGGAAGAAGTCGTCACAAACGATTCAGGATGCCCATTTGTTCGGATTAACGAATATTTTTGGGACAATGCCTGTATTTACCCGTCAGCAATTAAATCAAAACATTGAACAATTCCTTAAAGATGGCTTCATTAATCCAACGGATAAAACCGATGCATATGAAATTAGCGGACATGGTGAGGGGATATTAGCCGGATATTTGCTGAATAATCCGTTTCCAACCTATCTTAATGGTTGGAAGTACCAAAATATAACCCCGGTATTCTGGGGAAGGTTAAACTTACTCATTCAAACTATATCCCATATTGTCCACAATGAAAGACGTTTTTATCCGATACAGCGAAACCTTAAGATCCAATCCTTCGTTAAGGAATTCCTGCATACACATCGTCAGGATCGAGACTTGATTGCGAGGCATCTCTATGAAGAACTGGTATCGCTACTAGAGGGGCAAAGTGACTTGAAAAGGGATATATTCATCTTGAAATTAACGGGCGTTAACAGGATTGGGCTAACTTTTGAACAGATTGCCAAAAGCAAAGAGGCAGAAGAAGAATATGTGCGGTTCATGTTTTTTGACTCGTTGCATCAATTGCTTGCCGAATTGGGTGATGGAGCCGATCATCCCCTTTTGGCGTCGTTGACATATGATTGGAAAAGGGGAGGAAACCCTCATTTGACCCAATCGACACAAAGGACCCTGCAATACTTGCTGGAAGGGAGAAGCATGGGGGAAATCGCCGAAATCCGCCGCTTGAAGCAAAATACGATTGAAGATCATCTTGTCGAAATTGTACTTTCGGATAAAAGCTTTCCAATACACGATTATGTGTCGGGCGAGGATGAACGTGATATTGCCGCAGCAATTGCGGAACTTGGCACCAAAAAGCTAAAGGCAATCATGCAAATGGTCGATAATAAACAAATAAGCTTTTTCCAAATCAGGCTTGTACTGGCGAAAATGGGTGACCAATGA
- a CDS encoding ferredoxin encodes MAKFTIVDKETCIACGACGAAAPDIYDYDDEGIAFVTLDDNEGIVEIPDVLIDDMMDAFEGCPTDSIKVSEEAFDGDALKYE; translated from the coding sequence ATGGCTAAATTTACGATTGTGGATAAAGAAACATGCATCGCATGCGGAGCTTGTGGAGCAGCAGCACCGGATATATATGATTATGATGACGAAGGGATCGCTTTTGTCACCCTTGACGATAACGAGGGTATCGTGGAAATTCCGGATGTACTGATAGATGACATGATGGACGCGTTCGAAGGGTGTCCAACAGATTCGATTAAAGTTTCCGAAGAGGCATTTGACGGGGACGCACTGAAATACGAATAA